A region from the Aegilops tauschii subsp. strangulata cultivar AL8/78 chromosome 5, Aet v6.0, whole genome shotgun sequence genome encodes:
- the LOC120964736 gene encoding uncharacterized protein produces MDHRPKLLFHRLLCLDPASPCACSAPPPPVLHLRRAKAAATTSAASRLRCHHRSPKRHGLGSASRSSAPPWLLLAPSTQPQVPAATIFFQERQFFSAKRNKREKRETPAGPAGPPNSSRPTSAAHLSLTLDTRDRAHPSSRSLSIHFPSASRPPSAPPRLLPLHLRPHRSGQLQRPLFRPADPLPQLRPDRLSSPPPRQVHGAASPCSFSSPCRSRTSAAAGDHEAGDRHGSPPEALVPPPALPGSGESLRLLCSAPSCAPPPSRQGRCDQERCCPSSLPPQEPQAPWPGLGLEILSAAVAAACSVDPAASSSRHHLLPGTPSPFSNASAPPASPWVLFVVAVTRGPCVALFGPSRLTRSPRTIPGPPSIFSVNFAKYQNNASSTSTAVYGNTKYPYARRRQDRFGIHVYHYRRQVRLPSCTTTSLGDP; encoded by the exons ATGGATCACCGCCCGAAGCTCTTGTTCCACCGCCTGCTCTGCTTGGATCCGGCGAGTCCTTGCGCCTGCTCTGCTCCGCCCCCTCCTGTGCTCCACCTCCGTCGCGCCAAGGCCGCTGCGACCACGAGCGCTGCTTCCCGTCTTCGTTGCCACCACAGGAGCCCCAAGCGCCATGGCCTGGGCTCGGCCTCGAGATCCTCAGCGCCGCCGTGGCTGCTGCTTGCTCCGTCGACCCAGCCGCAAGTTCCAGCCGCCACCATCTTCTTCCAGGAACGCCAA TTCTTTTCTGCTAAAAGAAataagagagagaagagagagacccCAGCCGGCCCAGCTGGGCCTCCCAACAGCAGCCGGCCCACCTCCGCGGCCCACCTAAGCCTAACCCTAGACACCAGAGACCGAGCCCATCCCTCCTCTCGTTCTCTCTCGATCCATTTCCCCTCTGCCTCTCGTCCTCCCTCAGCGCCGCCGCGCCTCCTGCCACTCCACCTCCGACCCCACCGGAGCGGCCAACTCCAGCGGCCTCTCTTTCGCCCCGCTGATCCTCTGCCTCAACTCCGGCCGGATCGACTCAGTTCCCCGCCGCCTCGCCAAGTCCATGGAGCCGCCTCCCCGTGCTCCTTCTCCTCGCCTTGTCGTTCGAggaccagcgccgccgccggcgaccacgAGGCGGGAGACCGCCATGGATCACCGCCCGAAGCTCTCGTTCCGCCGCCTGCTCTGCCTGGATCCGGCGAGTCCTTGCGCCTGCTCTGCTCCGCCCCCTCCTGTGCTCCACCTCCGTCGCGCCAAGGCCGCTGCGACCAGGAGCGCTGCTGCCCGTCTTCGTTGCCACCACAGGAGCCCCAAGCGCCATGGCCTGGGCTCGGCCTCGAGATCCTCAGCGCCGCCGTGGCTGCTGCTTGCTCCGTCGACCCAGCCGCAAGTTCCAGCCGCCACCATCTTCTTCCAGGAACGCCAAGTCCGTTTTCAAACGCCTCTGCACCCCCTGCTTCTCCATGGGTTTTGTTCGTCGTCGCTGTCACCCGAGGCCCTTGTGTTGCTTTGTTCGGACCGTCAAGATTGACAAGATCGCCAAGGACCATACCCGGACCGCCAAGCATCTTCTCTGTGAATTTTGCCAAGTACCAGAACAACGCGTCAAGTACCTCTACCGCCGTCTACGGAAACACCAAGTACCCCTACGCGCGAAGACGCCAAGACCGTTTCGGGATTCACGTGTACCACTACCGCCGTCAAGTTCGACTACCttcgtgtaccactacttccctcgGCGACCCGTGA